The following are encoded in a window of Chitinophagaceae bacterium genomic DNA:
- a CDS encoding ABC-F family ATP-binding cassette domain-containing protein: MHYASIENISKSFGIRTLFKNITFFVEEGDKIAFVARNGSGKSTLLRIIAGLDTADSGTVWVHKDIKVVMLQQETAFEESKSIWDNVLKMDNPVVRVVKEYEMCLEDEPENIDKLTGLMAKVDELNAWNFESELKQILGKLNLHHLNEPVKNLSGGQRKRVALAQALIEAQLHEGKCLLILDEPTNHLDVEMIEWLEDYLSAQKVTLLCVTHDRYFLDAVCNEILEMDDEKIYVYKGDYDYFLEQKSLRQEVQASELQKDKNIFRKELEWMRKQPKARTTKSKSRQDAFAAIEERVSQRKDEADVSLQVKMTRLGGKVLEMKKVHKSYGDKVILKGFDYTFKKGERIGIVGKNGIGKSTFLKIALQQEKPDSGKINHGDTVVFGNFNQEGLQYKEDKRAIEYVKDFAEFFPLADGSKVSASQFMEKFGFTGEQQYTPLSKLSGGEKRRLHLLSILFRNPNFLILDEPTNDLDLQTLRTLEEFLLDFPGCILIVSHDRYFMDRMVDHLFAFEGDGVIRDFPGNYSQYREAVEKELAGGRRESGVGSRESAVGSGQWAEKKPTEVRTEQPAVPGARTAVAEKRKLSFKEKSEFEQIEKEMPQLQEEKKMLEEKMNSGGMSYDELQKAAERISIIVQLQDEKEMRWLELSERI, translated from the coding sequence ATGCATTATGCCTCTATAGAAAATATCAGTAAGTCATTCGGTATCCGCACCCTTTTTAAGAACATCACATTCTTTGTGGAGGAGGGCGACAAGATCGCATTCGTGGCCCGCAACGGCAGCGGCAAATCAACCTTACTCCGGATCATTGCAGGGCTGGATACCGCCGACAGCGGCACGGTGTGGGTACACAAAGACATTAAAGTGGTGATGCTGCAGCAGGAAACGGCTTTTGAAGAAAGCAAGAGCATCTGGGACAATGTACTGAAGATGGACAACCCGGTGGTGAGGGTGGTGAAGGAATATGAAATGTGCCTGGAAGATGAACCGGAGAATATTGACAAGCTCACCGGCCTGATGGCAAAAGTGGATGAGCTGAATGCCTGGAACTTTGAAAGTGAACTGAAACAGATACTGGGAAAACTTAACCTGCACCATCTGAATGAGCCGGTGAAGAACCTGAGTGGCGGCCAGCGGAAAAGGGTGGCGCTTGCACAGGCATTGATAGAAGCGCAACTGCACGAAGGAAAATGTCTGCTGATACTGGATGAACCCACCAACCACCTGGATGTGGAGATGATCGAATGGCTGGAAGACTATTTATCGGCGCAGAAAGTAACCTTGTTATGCGTAACGCACGACCGCTATTTTTTAGACGCCGTTTGCAACGAGATCCTGGAGATGGATGATGAGAAGATCTATGTTTACAAAGGCGATTACGATTATTTTCTGGAGCAGAAGAGCCTGCGGCAGGAAGTACAGGCCAGCGAACTGCAGAAAGATAAAAATATTTTCCGCAAGGAACTGGAATGGATGCGTAAGCAACCCAAGGCAAGGACCACCAAATCAAAATCGAGGCAGGATGCTTTTGCAGCCATCGAAGAACGGGTAAGCCAGCGGAAAGACGAGGCCGATGTGAGCCTGCAGGTGAAGATGACCAGGCTTGGCGGCAAAGTGCTGGAGATGAAAAAAGTGCACAAGAGCTATGGCGATAAAGTGATACTGAAGGGCTTTGACTATACTTTTAAAAAAGGAGAACGCATCGGCATCGTGGGAAAGAACGGCATCGGCAAATCCACTTTTTTAAAGATCGCCCTGCAGCAGGAGAAACCCGACAGCGGGAAGATAAACCACGGCGATACGGTGGTGTTCGGCAATTTTAACCAGGAAGGACTGCAATACAAAGAAGACAAACGGGCCATTGAATACGTGAAGGATTTTGCCGAATTCTTTCCGCTGGCCGATGGCAGCAAAGTGTCTGCCTCGCAGTTCATGGAGAAATTCGGTTTCACCGGCGAGCAGCAGTACACCCCGCTGAGTAAATTAAGTGGTGGTGAAAAAAGAAGGCTGCATTTACTGAGCATCCTTTTCCGCAATCCCAATTTTCTGATACTGGATGAACCCACCAATGACCTTGACCTGCAAACCTTGCGTACGCTGGAAGAATTCCTGCTGGACTTTCCGGGATGTATCCTGATCGTGAGCCACGACCGGTATTTCATGGACCGGATGGTAGATCACCTGTTTGCCTTTGAAGGCGATGGAGTGATCCGTGATTTCCCGGGTAATTACAGCCAGTACCGGGAAGCGGTGGAGAAGGAGTTGGCAGGGGGAAGGCGGGAGTCGGGAGTTGGCAGTAGGGAGTCGGCAGTGGGCAGTGGGCAGTGGGCAGAAAAGAAACCCACAGAAGTAAGAACAGAACAACCCGCAGTACCCGGAGCAAGGACAGCAGTTGCCGAAAAACGGAAATTAAGCTTCAAAGAAAAATCCGAATTCGAGCAGATAGAAAAAGAAATGCCCCAACTGCAGGAAGAAAAGAAGATGCTGGAAGAGAAAATGAACAGCGGCGGCATGAGCTATGACGAACTGCAGAAGGCCGCCGAACGCATCAGCATCATTGTTCAGTTGCAGGATGAAAAAGAAATGCGCTGGCTGGAGCTGAGTGAAAGAATTTGA
- a CDS encoding DUF1624 domain-containing protein, translated as MKERFYSLDVFRGSTVALMILVNNPGSWGHIFPPLEHASWHGCTPTDLVFPFFLFAVGNAMAFVMPRLEAAGEGRFWFKIIKRSLLIFFIGLFLNWFPFVKYDEAGQLVMKPFENVRIFGVLQRIAVSYFFASVIVHFFKVRGAFVAGAFILLGYWFLCIAGNPADPFSLHGWFGTNVDKAILGEKHMYRGEGIPFDPEGLMNSFAAIVQVILGYLVGNYILQKGKTPEMLNGLFVAGCVLIFAGFCWDMVFPINKKIWTSSYAVYTTGLALMILSVFIYLIEFRGAKGWWSRFFDVFGKNALFIFAMSALIPKTLWLIRISNGVNDAGKPIYLNPLSWFYENICKPILPADPRIGSLIYALCFIGMMWSLAWVLDRKKIYIKV; from the coding sequence ATGAAAGAACGCTTCTACTCCCTTGATGTATTCCGCGGCAGCACGGTTGCCCTGATGATCCTGGTCAATAATCCCGGAAGCTGGGGCCATATCTTCCCGCCGCTGGAACATGCCAGCTGGCATGGCTGCACACCCACCGACCTGGTATTCCCTTTTTTCCTTTTTGCGGTGGGCAATGCCATGGCTTTTGTGATGCCCCGGCTGGAAGCGGCAGGAGAAGGGCGGTTCTGGTTCAAGATCATAAAGCGCAGCCTGCTCATTTTCTTCATCGGTCTGTTTTTGAACTGGTTCCCTTTTGTAAAATATGATGAGGCCGGGCAGCTGGTAATGAAACCTTTTGAGAACGTCCGCATTTTTGGTGTGCTGCAACGCATTGCCGTGAGTTATTTCTTCGCATCCGTGATTGTTCATTTTTTTAAAGTGAGGGGCGCTTTTGTTGCGGGTGCATTTATTTTACTGGGCTATTGGTTCCTGTGCATTGCCGGCAACCCGGCCGACCCCTTCAGCCTGCATGGATGGTTCGGGACCAATGTCGACAAAGCCATCCTTGGCGAAAAACATATGTACCGTGGTGAAGGCATCCCCTTTGACCCCGAGGGACTGATGAACAGTTTTGCCGCCATCGTGCAGGTGATCCTGGGCTACCTCGTTGGAAACTATATTTTACAGAAAGGCAAAACACCCGAAATGCTCAATGGCCTGTTTGTGGCAGGATGTGTTTTGATCTTTGCCGGTTTCTGCTGGGACATGGTGTTCCCCATCAACAAAAAAATATGGACCAGCAGTTATGCTGTTTATACCACGGGGCTGGCGCTGATGATACTGTCTGTCTTTATCTACCTTATTGAATTCCGGGGAGCGAAGGGATGGTGGAGCCGTTTCTTTGATGTGTTTGGCAAGAATGCCCTTTTCATTTTTGCCATGAGCGCCCTTATACCCAAAACACTCTGGCTGATACGCATCAGCAATGGCGTGAATGATGCCGGCAAACCGATATACCTGAACCCGTTGAGCTGGTTCTATGAAAATATCTGCAAGCCCATTCTTCCTGCAGATCCCAGGATCGGCTCATTGATCTATGCCCTGTGTTTTATCGGCATGATGTGGTCCCTGGCCTGGGTACTTGACAGGAAGAAGATCTATATTAAAGTGTAG
- a CDS encoding tyrosine-type recombinase/integrase, with the protein MKQVTLKPLQHRLQESIGIYFDSDVVLNKIVRRQPGVKWSQTNKCWYIPLSETDFRSLISKLEGHALIDKSLLKAYLEKRKKVLATLPDEKLPAGNSAPARALLKSPATRLSACNLEALEQFVQLLKLKAYSPSTINTYRTEFIQLLKILKKKPVDSLTPDDLKRYMVYAMEKEGIRENTAHSRLNALKFYFEQVLGRERFFWEIPRPKKQYQLPKLLNETEIRKLFNALTNKKHKAMLFTAYSAGLRVSEIAGLRIADIDSGRMQILVSQAKGKKDRYVNLSPVLLDILRNYISTYIPRPVYYLFESGATGQAYPTRTIQQIFSNAKNRAGIKKEVGVHSLRHSFATHLLEKGTDIKYIKDLLGHFSIKTTERYLHVSKRQLINIISPFDDLWANEKPDW; encoded by the coding sequence ATGAAACAGGTTACCTTAAAACCCTTACAGCACCGGTTACAGGAAAGTATTGGAATATACTTTGACAGTGATGTGGTCTTAAACAAAATTGTACGCAGGCAGCCCGGGGTAAAATGGAGCCAGACGAATAAATGCTGGTACATACCCCTTTCCGAAACGGACTTTCGTTCACTCATCAGCAAACTGGAAGGCCATGCCCTTATTGACAAAAGCCTGCTGAAAGCATACCTTGAAAAAAGAAAGAAAGTATTGGCCACCCTGCCCGATGAAAAGCTGCCTGCCGGTAATTCCGCCCCTGCCCGGGCTTTGCTCAAAAGCCCGGCTACCCGGTTAAGTGCCTGCAACCTGGAAGCGCTTGAGCAATTTGTGCAGTTGCTGAAACTGAAAGCTTACAGTCCTTCCACCATCAATACCTACCGGACCGAGTTCATTCAATTGCTTAAAATACTTAAGAAGAAGCCGGTTGATTCGTTAACCCCCGATGACCTGAAGCGTTACATGGTTTATGCGATGGAAAAAGAAGGCATCAGGGAGAATACGGCCCACAGCAGGCTGAATGCGCTGAAGTTCTATTTTGAACAGGTGCTGGGGCGGGAACGTTTTTTCTGGGAGATCCCCCGTCCGAAGAAACAGTACCAGCTCCCCAAATTGCTGAATGAAACAGAGATCCGGAAACTGTTCAATGCCTTAACCAACAAAAAGCACAAGGCCATGCTTTTCACTGCATACAGTGCGGGCCTGCGGGTGAGTGAGATTGCGGGTCTTCGCATTGCCGATATTGACAGCGGGCGTATGCAGATCCTGGTATCACAGGCAAAGGGCAAAAAAGACAGGTATGTGAACCTGAGTCCTGTGCTGCTGGATATTTTACGGAATTACATCAGTACTTATATACCCAGGCCGGTTTATTACCTTTTTGAATCGGGGGCCACGGGCCAGGCATATCCGACCCGTACCATCCAGCAGATATTTTCCAATGCCAAGAACAGGGCCGGCATTAAGAAGGAGGTAGGTGTACACAGCCTGCGGCACAGTTTTGCCACCCACCTGCTGGAAAAAGGGACGGATATTAAATACATTAAAGACCTGTTAGGACATTTCAGTATAAAGACCACCGAGCGATACCTGCATGTAAGCAAACGTCAGTTGATCAATATCATAAGCCCCTTTGATGATCTTTGGGCCAATGAAAAGCCTGATTGGTAA